TGATTCAAGGATGCCATTGGCATCGAGAGTAGAATGACGTCGCCACGCTGGGAGCGCGGCTGCTGGTATATGTAAGTTGAGGCTTGGTCCTCATGGCGCATCGGTCGATACCAATTCTGTCCATATGAGCGAAGCTTGTTCTCTCAACCGCGCGGTGACCCGAACCGCAACTTGTGCTCCAGCTGGATCTCGGAAGAGACGATGGCAGACAACACAATCGTGCAAAGCGCCAGGCACGAGCCCCAGTTTAACTTTCTCTGCTTCCGTCATGCGTTCGACAAAGAACTGAGGACCTTGTGATGCTAAAACAATCCAAAAAAGGTCGCGATCCCTCCGTGTAAGCAAGGACTTTATAGATTCGTCGGGGTATCGACCTAAGCGAATTCCGTCCGTAAATCCTCCCACGGCGCAGCATGGGAAAACGTCGCCGTTGGGCGTCAGAGACATTGTGTCAAAGTCTGCCCTACAAGCGCGCTTCAGATCCGTCGGAGCAGGCGGCAACAGGTCTCCGGGTTTGACCTTTCTTTCAGCCCGCCCCACCGGAAGACACTTGACTTGTGTTATCGGCAATTCGAACGCTTCGTCACCGAGAAGTTCCAACGCTGATGACAGGCTTGACACCTTACTAACCACTGCCGTCAACCGAACGCTCACGCCGTACTTGCGGCAGGCACAAATTGCATTGCGAATCCGCGCGGGATCTATGAACCTCGAGTGGTACTGGTCCCAGCTCAAACTAATTGCTTCGATTCCTATTGATGCTAGTGATCCTATGGCTCGCTCGGCAGTAACCCGGTCCACAGCGAAGGAGCCGTTGGTCACGACCCTGAAAAGCAAGCCACACGAGTGCGTAACTCGCGCAATCGAAGTTAGATAATCAAAGTCGAGGAACGCCTCTCCCCCAGACAGGGTTATGCGCTTCACAGTCGACACTGCAGCTACCTCCTTGATAGCCTCAGTGATGTCATCTAGGCTCAGCCGCTCATTTATGGAAGGCGCAGAACTGAAGACGCAGTGATGACAGACAACATCACACTTCCAGCTTGGCATAATCGCCAGCGTTTCCAGCGGGTGCTTATATCCTGCGCCCATCGCTGCCCCGTTTCTGCTAGCGT
This genomic stretch from Sinorhizobium arboris LMG 14919 harbors:
- a CDS encoding radical SAM/SPASM domain-containing protein, which gives rise to MGAGYKHPLETLAIMPSWKCDVVCHHCVFSSAPSINERLSLDDITEAIKEVAAVSTVKRITLSGGEAFLDFDYLTSIARVTHSCGLLFRVVTNGSFAVDRVTAERAIGSLASIGIEAISLSWDQYHSRFIDPARIRNAICACRKYGVSVRLTAVVSKVSSLSSALELLGDEAFELPITQVKCLPVGRAERKVKPGDLLPPAPTDLKRACRADFDTMSLTPNGDVFPCCAVGGFTDGIRLGRYPDESIKSLLTRRDRDLFWIVLASQGPQFFVERMTEAEKVKLGLVPGALHDCVVCHRLFRDPAGAQVAVRVTARLREQASLIWTELVSTDAP